The following are from one region of the Rhinoraja longicauda isolate Sanriku21f chromosome 3, sRhiLon1.1, whole genome shotgun sequence genome:
- the LOC144592489 gene encoding organic cation/carnitine transporter 2-like isoform X1, whose translation MESYDEAISFLGEWGPYQRGVFLSLSVIMIPNGYLALSMVFLADTPPHRCRLGNSTAGGEAFFDNLSLPLPTDEAGGQRAYSRCSRYKAGQSDAGSNRSGLATERCLDGWVFSTERYASTIVTQWDLVCDQNWKGPFTTSVFFLGVLLGSVISGQISDRYGRKIVLFGAIALRTIPSLLQLASQSWEMFCVLYFFVGMGEISSYISTFVLGIEILSKSERIAFSTLGICMFYAFGYILLPILAYYIRDWRMLLLTLTLPEFLFIPLWWCIPESPRWLLTQGRTEDAEAILKYAARKNGVSHVGPIFSAIHSDMDSNNHSRSYLDLIATSNIRIVTLILLWMWLICTIGYYGLALNTPNLHGDPYINCFISAASETLVYVMVWRLMRVSPRRFATAVPFLFSGTMLLLLHLVPSKWITSHLSTCSTALQLVTTTLVMAGKSGVTAAFTIIYIYSLELYPTVVRNMGVGACSMTSRIGTVISPYFVYMVAHSGILAFILMGCSMVMAGLLSLLLPETHNKPLAETISQMQPMYCYRADAKPRSRAD comes from the exons ATGGAAAGTTACGACGAGGCGATTTCTTTCCTGGGGGAGTGGGGGCCATATCAGAGGGGCGTTTTCCTCTCTCTCAGTGTCATTATGATTCCCAATGGGTACCTGGCTCTCTCCATGGTGTTCCTGGCAGACACGCCCCCGCACCGCTGCCGGCTGGGTAACTCCACCGCGGGGGGGGAGGCCTTCTTCGACAACCTGAGCCTGCCGCTGCCCACCGACGAGGCGGGAGGTCAGAGGGCGTACAGCCGGTGCTCCAGGTACAAGGCAGGCCAGTCGGACGCTGGCTCCAACCGCTCGGGACTTGCCACCGAGCGATGCCTGGACGGATGGGTGTTCAGCACGGAGAGATACGCCTCCACTATCGTCACGCAG TGGGATCTGGTTTGTGACCAGAACTGGAAAGGACCATTTACAACATCGGTCTTTTTCCTGGGAGTGCTGCTGGGCTCGGTAATCTCGGGACAAATCTCCGACAG GTATGGACGAAAAATAGTTCTCTTTGGAGCCATAGCCCTGAGGACCATCCCAAGCCTTCTCCAACTGGCTTCCCAAAGCTGGGAAATGTTCTGCGTTCTGTATTTTTTTGTTGGCATGGGAGAAATCTCAAGTTATATCTCAACGTTTGTACTCG GGATTGAAATCCTCAGCAAATCGGAGAGGATTGCTTTCTCCACACTTGGTATCTGTATGTTTTATGCCTTTGGCTACATTCTCCTGCCGATTCTTGCCTACTATATCCGAGACTGGAGGATGCTGCTGCTAACCCTGACCCTGCCAGAGTTTCTCTTCATCCCCCTCTGGTG GTGTATACCTGAATCGCCCAGGTGGTTACTCACTCAAGGTCGAACGGAGGACGCTGAGGCAATACTGAAATATGCCGCCAGGAAAAACGGAGTCTCGCATGTTGGACCGATATTTAGCGCCATTCACAGTGACATG GACTCAAATAATCATTCACGGAGTTATCTGGATTTGATCGCCACATCCAACATCAGGATTGTCACACTCATTTTGTTATGGATGTG GCTGATCTGTACCATTGGCTATTACGGGTTGGCCCTCAACACGCCCAACCTGCACGGAGACCCGTACATCAACTGCTTCATCTCCGCTGCCAGCGAAACCCTGGTGTACGTGATGGTGTGGAGGCTGATGCGCGTCTCACCGCGGCGGTTCGCCACGGCCGTCCCCTTCCTGTTCAGCGGCACCATGCTGCTGCTCCTTCACCTCGTCCCTTCAA agtggataacctcacacttatccacatgttCCACAGCTCTTCAATTGGTGACTACGACGTTGGTGATGGCAGGAAAATCAGGCGTGACTGCGGCCTTCACCATCATCTacatctactcactggagttgtaCCCCACTGTGGTCAGGAACATGGGCGTCGGAGCATGTTCCATGACCTCCAGAATCGGCACTGTCATCTCACCCTACTTTGTCTACATGG TTGCACAtagtggcattttggccttcattctAATGGGGTGTTCCATGGTAATGGCCGGATTGTTAAGCTTATTGTTGCCTGAGACCCACAACAAACCACTCGCTGAAAC
- the LOC144592489 gene encoding organic cation/carnitine transporter 2-like isoform X2, whose protein sequence is MESYDEAISFLGEWGPYQRGVFLSLSVIMIPNGYLALSMVFLADTPPHRCRLGNSTAGGEAFFDNLSLPLPTDEAGGQRAYSRCSRYKAGQSDAGSNRSGLATERCLDGWVFSTERYASTIVTQWDLVCDQNWKGPFTTSVFFLGVLLGSVISGQISDRYGRKIVLFGAIALRTIPSLLQLASQSWEMFCVLYFFVGMGEISSYISTFVLGIEILSKSERIAFSTLGICMFYAFGYILLPILAYYIRDWRMLLLTLTLPEFLFIPLWWCIPESPRWLLTQGRTEDAEAILKYAARKNGVSHVGPIFSAIHSDMDSNNHSRSYLDLIATSNIRIVTLILLWMWLICTIGYYGLALNTPNLHGDPYINCFISAASETLVYVMVWRLMRVSPRRFATAVPFLFSGTMLLLLHLVPSTLQLVTTTLVMAGKSGVTAAFTIIYIYSLELYPTVVRNMGVGACSMTSRIGTVISPYFVYMVAHSGILAFILMGCSMVMAGLLSLLLPETHNKPLAETISQMQPMYCYRADAKPRSRAD, encoded by the exons ATGGAAAGTTACGACGAGGCGATTTCTTTCCTGGGGGAGTGGGGGCCATATCAGAGGGGCGTTTTCCTCTCTCTCAGTGTCATTATGATTCCCAATGGGTACCTGGCTCTCTCCATGGTGTTCCTGGCAGACACGCCCCCGCACCGCTGCCGGCTGGGTAACTCCACCGCGGGGGGGGAGGCCTTCTTCGACAACCTGAGCCTGCCGCTGCCCACCGACGAGGCGGGAGGTCAGAGGGCGTACAGCCGGTGCTCCAGGTACAAGGCAGGCCAGTCGGACGCTGGCTCCAACCGCTCGGGACTTGCCACCGAGCGATGCCTGGACGGATGGGTGTTCAGCACGGAGAGATACGCCTCCACTATCGTCACGCAG TGGGATCTGGTTTGTGACCAGAACTGGAAAGGACCATTTACAACATCGGTCTTTTTCCTGGGAGTGCTGCTGGGCTCGGTAATCTCGGGACAAATCTCCGACAG GTATGGACGAAAAATAGTTCTCTTTGGAGCCATAGCCCTGAGGACCATCCCAAGCCTTCTCCAACTGGCTTCCCAAAGCTGGGAAATGTTCTGCGTTCTGTATTTTTTTGTTGGCATGGGAGAAATCTCAAGTTATATCTCAACGTTTGTACTCG GGATTGAAATCCTCAGCAAATCGGAGAGGATTGCTTTCTCCACACTTGGTATCTGTATGTTTTATGCCTTTGGCTACATTCTCCTGCCGATTCTTGCCTACTATATCCGAGACTGGAGGATGCTGCTGCTAACCCTGACCCTGCCAGAGTTTCTCTTCATCCCCCTCTGGTG GTGTATACCTGAATCGCCCAGGTGGTTACTCACTCAAGGTCGAACGGAGGACGCTGAGGCAATACTGAAATATGCCGCCAGGAAAAACGGAGTCTCGCATGTTGGACCGATATTTAGCGCCATTCACAGTGACATG GACTCAAATAATCATTCACGGAGTTATCTGGATTTGATCGCCACATCCAACATCAGGATTGTCACACTCATTTTGTTATGGATGTG GCTGATCTGTACCATTGGCTATTACGGGTTGGCCCTCAACACGCCCAACCTGCACGGAGACCCGTACATCAACTGCTTCATCTCCGCTGCCAGCGAAACCCTGGTGTACGTGATGGTGTGGAGGCTGATGCGCGTCTCACCGCGGCGGTTCGCCACGGCCGTCCCCTTCCTGTTCAGCGGCACCATGCTGCTGCTCCTTCACCTCGTCCCTTCAA CTCTTCAATTGGTGACTACGACGTTGGTGATGGCAGGAAAATCAGGCGTGACTGCGGCCTTCACCATCATCTacatctactcactggagttgtaCCCCACTGTGGTCAGGAACATGGGCGTCGGAGCATGTTCCATGACCTCCAGAATCGGCACTGTCATCTCACCCTACTTTGTCTACATGG TTGCACAtagtggcattttggccttcattctAATGGGGTGTTCCATGGTAATGGCCGGATTGTTAAGCTTATTGTTGCCTGAGACCCACAACAAACCACTCGCTGAAAC